A window from Podospora bellae-mahoneyi strain CBS 112042 chromosome 1 map unlocalized CBS112042p_1, whole genome shotgun sequence encodes these proteins:
- a CDS encoding uncharacterized protein (COG:G; BUSCO:EOG09263Y3L; EggNog:ENOG503NUFF): MSSSGTPNSEASMSSATKEILGRVRQLIPPMLERFHKGQMGRVAVIGGSEDYTGAPYFSAMASARLGCDLSHVICTPTAATVIKTYSPNLMVHPLMRSLPSSPAKPAGEDSDPSTACKHDTDPSEIASRIIPLLSRLHVLVIGPGLGRDPLMQKTVALVIQAAKKQNMPMVLDADALLLICNDPDLVRGYQEAVLTPNVVEFERLAKALNIEKEVAKEGKETDRVERLARELGGVMVLQKGGKDYLSNGTVTYSVDLEGGKKRSGGQGDTLTGSIATFLGWRKAYHEGLWDVKHKMKEEETAGLAVFGGSAITRECSRLAFAKRGRSLQASDLTDEVHTAFLNIFGEVDEDVSKL, encoded by the exons ATGAGCAGCAGTGGAACCCCGAATAGCGAAGCCAGTATGTCTTCTGCTACGAaggagattttggggagggtgaggcaGTTGATTCCGCCTATGTTGGAGAGGTTTCATAAGG GGCAGATGGGAAGAGTAGCCGTCATCGGCGGGAGTGAGGATTACACGGGGGCGCCGTACTTTTCTGCTATGGCGAGTGCTAGGTTGGGGTGTGATTTG TCCCATGTAATCTGCACTCCCACCGCAGCAACCGTAATCAAAACCTACTCCCCCAACTTAATGGTCCACCCCCTGATGcgctccctcccttcctcccccgccaaacCCGCCGGCGAGGACAgcgacccctccaccgcctgcaAACACGACACCGACCCCTCCGAAATCGCCTCGAGaatcatccccctcctctcccgcctccatgtcctcgtcatcggccCCGGCTTAGGCCGTGACCCCCTCATGCAAAAAACCGTTGCTTTGGTCATCCAAGCGgcaaagaaacaaaacatgCCCATGGTCCTCGACGCTGAcgcccttctcctcatcTGCAACGACCCCGACCTTGTAAGGGGTTACCAAGAGGCTGTCCTCACCCCCAACGTAGTTGAGTTTGAGAGACTGGCCAAGGCACTGAATATAGAGAAGGAGGTGGCaaaggagggcaaggagaCAGATAGAGTGGAACGGTTGGCTAGggagttgggaggggtgatggtttTACAAAAGGGGGGAAAAGATTACCTCAGCAACGGGACAGTAACGTATAGTGTTGATTTGGAGGgcgggaagaagaggagtgGTGGGCAGGGGGATACGCTCACGGGGAGTATTGCTACttttttggggtggaggaaggcTTATCATGAGGGGTTGTGGGATGTTAAGCacaagatgaaggaggaggagacggcggggttggcggtttttggggggagtgCGATTACGAGG GAATGCTCTCGCCTTGCCTTTGCCAAAAGAGGCCGCAGCCTTCAGGCCAGTGACCTCACTGATGAGGTGCATACCGCCTTTCTGAACatttttggggaggtggatgaggatgtttCCAAACTCTGA